The Helicobacter ibis DNA segment CTTCTATTGGCATACCTCTATATAAAAGCTTCCCATTTTTACCATCAACATAGCTAATAGTAGATTCACAACCTGCAGTAGAACCATATCCCGGATCGTAAGAGAAGATATTGGTAGTTTCAAAAAGCTTACTAAAATTAACCGCTTTTGGACCTCTAGTGCAGTCAATTAAATCAAAGTCAAACTTCTCACCAGTTTCATTGTTTATAAGTGTTACCGTTCCCATAAATACTCCTTATATAACTATTATGGATTCATTGTAACAAACTTTTAATACAAATAGTAAAAAATTTTTTTAATTTTATAATTTTTATTGTTTGGGCTTTTATTTTTTACACACTAGTTGTATATAATATCTATATCACTTGTGGGTTTAAACTCGAAAATATGAGGCTCTATGCTACTATCTACTTTTATTTGACTAAATTTTATTTCAACTTGATTTTTCAAAGAATCTTCAAAAGTAATGGAGTTTAAAATTCCATCTTTAAAAGTTAAATTATATTTCTGTCCCATGATTGTAGATTCATATAGATTATCCTTTATTTTTTTAGCACTTTTAATTAAGCTTAAAATGTCCAAATTCTCTTGCAAAGAGCTAATGATTGCTTGTTTTAACCTTGGTTCATAAATAATCATTGAATCTCTTTGAATGTATATCTGCTTTATTATAGGACTACTATAATCCCATAACACATAATATGGAGCAAGACTTAATATTCTTCCTTTATAGACTATATTATCGCTTTGTGAGTGCAAAATTTGTGTAAATTCCGCCTCAAAACTCTTAATATTTTTAATCTCCCCAAAGATAAAAGTAATGCAAATAAAAAATAAAGCAGATATTCTAATCAATGTTTTGAATCCTTATGCAAGAAATATAATCCAACTGCAAGTGCAAGTATGGAAATAGCAAAAAACAGCATATCTTGTGTGCTTTTCATTCCCATGTTTAATACTTTAGAAAAGAATGCCACAATTAAAGCCATAACAATCACCTTTGCTAACTTATCTTTTAATTGATCTAAAGTATGAATCTCTAAAACTTTTGAATTACTATCATCTTTTATTTGAATCTTACAAATAAATAACTCATATAAACCAAATGCAAAGATTAGTAGCACAACCGCTATAAGATATAAATCAACCGCCATGATGATTGTATTTAACAAAATGTTATGTATATCAGCACCATCTCCTAATACACCACTATAATACAAAAATGTATCCTTAGCCGCCTTTATAATATCTATACTAGCAACTATAAAAAGCAACACCGAACCAACAAGTGATAATACAACTGCTAAAATGATAAATAATCTAGCATTCCACATTAGTTTTTCAAAGATTCTTCTTATAAGCTCCAAAATACTTCCTTTCACAATAAAAGGCAAAATTATATCTAAAAATTACATATTAAGACAGATATATTTTAACTCCATATATTCATCAATTCCATATTTAGATCCTTCTCTGCCAAACCCACTATGCTTAATATCTCCAAAATGTGCTACTTCATTTGATATAAGCCCAGTATTTATACCAACCATACCATATTCTAAGCCTTCAGCCATTCTCCATTACCTTTTATAATCATTTGTAAAAACATAAGAAGCAAGTCCATATTTAGTATCATTTGCCCTGCTAAGTACTTCCTCTTCTGTATCAAATTTAAAAATATGTGCAATAGGATCAAATGTTTCTTCTTGAGCAACTATCATTTCATCACTTACATCACCTAGCAATGTAGGACCAAAAAGTCCCGCCAAATTCATGCTCAATCCAACATAGATTCTGCTTCGTGCATAAATTCTATTTGCACAAATACAAGTCTGACCACTATTTCTAAATTTTGTGAGCATTGTTTATATAATTTCATACCAACTTCACTAGTTCCAGTAAAGCTAAGCTTTCTAACTATATCACTCTTGCATAAGACTTCACAAATCTCACTTGAATCTCCATTCACAACAACAAATAATTCTCTACTAAATCCAGCACCACCTCTCCAAAAGATTCATTTAATGGCTTACCTTGTTCCTTTGTCATTAATTCTGCTAAAAATTCTTTATTCTTAATTATTAACTCATAAAATCTATAAAGCAAATCACTTCTATGTTCTACTAGAGATTTAGCATATTCAATCTGTGCTTTTTTAGAATCTAAAATTATTTGTTCTAACTCTTGCTTGTTTATCTTTTAAACATAGGCGATTATTTCATTAGTGGCTGGATTATTCACAGCAAAATAACCATGAACATCATTGCGCGATACATATCTTTGCAAAATATTCATAAAAATACCCTCCACAAAAAGCATTTCTATAAAAACTAATCAACCCAAAAAGGGTTGATTATTAAATAAATGATACTACCAAGAATCCTAAAGCAACGGCAATAGTAATTGAAACTACACCCGGTATAAAGAATGCATGATTGAATATAAACTTTCCAATTCTTGTTGTTCCAGTATCGTCCATTTGTACCGCACCTAGCAATGTAGGATAAGTTGGAAGCACAAAAAGAGCTGAAACTGCAGCAAAGCAAGCAACAAGCATATAAGAATCTCCAGGATTTGTAGCACTAATTCCTAATGCTGAAATAATAACCGGAGTAATAGCTTTTGCAGTTGCAGCTTGAGAGTATAAAAGCATACTAGCAAAGAAAAATGCAACAGCAAGCATTGCAGGAGTTTGCTTAACCCACTCACCTGCTACTTCCTTAATAGCAGCTTCATGTCCAGCAACAAATGTATTTCCAAGCCACGCAACACCAAAAACACACACACAAGCTGTCATACCAGATTTAAATACACTTGTATCTAAGATCTTGCCCGGCTCAACTTTACATACCCATGTAATTAAAAGTGCAGCAGTTAAAAGAAAACTCATAATAGCAGCATCTCTAGGGATAATCACAGGATCAATCCATTTAATATTATTAGAAATTGCAGTAGCATAAAGCACAACACAAAGCACTGTAACTAAAAAGATTCCAACAGATAACTTAGCACCAGGCTTATCTTCAGCATTTAAAACATCACCTGCATCTTTTACAAGTCCTTTTGCTAATCTTTCTTGATATACTGGATCTTTACTTAAATCAAGAGGAGTAATTACACTAACAATAAAAGCTGTAACCATACAAGCAACAAAGGTAGTTACAATCCATATACCAATTAAAGTAGGATAATTCCAACCTAAAGGCTCTAAAACACCAGTCATATAAACAACTGCCGCAGATACTGGAGAAGCTGTAATTCCAATTTGCGAAGAAACAACCATTAGTGACAACGGGGCACTAGGTTTTATATTTTGCGATTTTGCAACATCTACTACAACAGGCATTAGCGAAAATACAGCATTCCCAGTCCCAGCTAAAATAGTAAGCAACCAACCACAAGCTGGGGAAAGATAATTGATATATTTTGGGTGTGTACGAAGTAGTTTTTCTGTAACCCTAACCATATAGTCTAGCCCACCTGCTTGTTGCATAGCCGAAATTGCAGCAATAGCAGCAGCAATAATTAAAATAACATCCCATGGTATATTCCCAGGCTTCATTCCTAATAAAAGTCCAAGAACAACAACACCCAAACCACCTGCATATCCTATAGCTATACCGCCAAGTCGAATACCAATAAAAATGGAACCCAAAAATACGATCAGTTGTAAAATAATCATTATATCCATAAAATCCCCCTCAACTTAAAGACTTAATCTTTTCTTTTTTCTGTCATTTGAGGATTTAGCATGTTTTTAGGATCTAAAATCTTATCGATTTCTTCTTTTGGCAAATATCCTCTAGCAAGACATATCTCACCTACTGACTTGCCAGTTTCTAATGCTTCTTTTGCAATGCTTGCAGATTTTTCATAACCTAAAACAGGATTAAATGCAGTAACAATACCAATAGAATTTAATACTGATTGTTTGCAAGCTTCTGCATTAGCTGTTAAATGCTTGATAGCCTTTTGCGCTAGAGTTTTCATGGCATTTTCTAACACTATAATAGAATTAAAGAGCGCATAGGCAATTCCCGGTTCAAACGCATTTAATTCAAACTCTCCTCTTTCAGAGCAAAGCATAATAGTTACATCATTTCCAATTACTTCATAGCAAGCCTCGCCTACTGCTTCACAAATCACTGGATTTACTTTTCCTGGCATAATAGAACTTCCAGGTTGCATTTTAGGAAGATTTATCTCACCTAAACCACATCTAGGACCTGAATTCATAAGCCTTAAGTCATTTGCAATTTTTGATAGTCTAACTGCAGCAGTCTTTAATGCACCACTTACTGCTACAAAATCTGCTGTATCTTGAGTAGCTGCTATTAGATCTTCTGCGGGTTTAAAATCTACACCTGTAATTTCTTTCATTCTTTTTTCTACAATTACTTTATAATTTGGGTGGCAGTTAATCCCTGTCCCAATGGCGGTAGCACCTAGATTTAGTGTTTCCATAACGCTTCTTGCATACTTAATCTTTTCAATATCACTCTTAATATAACTTGCAAATGCATTAAATGTATTTCCCAAAGTTGTAGGAACTGCATCTTCAAGCTCTGTTCTACCCATTTTAATGATATCTTTGTATTCTTTTGCCTTAATTAAAAGCTCATCTTTTAATTCTTCCATAGCTTTTAGTAAATCACCCAATTTTGCATGAGTTGCCACTTTAATCGAGCTAGGATATGTATCATTTGTAGATTGCCCTAAGTTTGTATGATCATTTGGGTGCAAATATTGATATTCTCCCTTTTTATGACCCATGCTTTCTAACGCTATGTTTGTTAAAACTTCATTAACATTCATATTAGTTGAAGTTCCAGCACCACCTTGAATCATATCCACAACAAACTGATCAATAAATTCACCAGCAATTAATCTATCACAAGCTTTTGCTAACGCATCAGCCTTATCTGCATCTAACACTCCAACTTCCTTGTTCGCTAAAGCTGCTGCTTTTTTAACTTGTGCAAAAGCCTTTATAAAAAATGGATAATGCTTTAATCTCCTACCGCTCATATGGAAATTTTCTAATGCTCTAAAGGTTTGAACACCATAATAAACATCATCAGAAATCTCTAACTCACCAATGAAATCATGTTCTTTTCTCGTCCCCATAACGACTCCTAAAACTTTAATTACACCTTTAATTTAAGGATTTGATAATACTACTCCTAATAACTTTAATATATTATTAAAAAAATAAATAATTTCTACTTCTAAACTTCATTCCTCAATACCCCTTTTTTGCATTCATACAATATAACTAAGACAACAACAAAACAAGCACATAAATTACCAAGCGGATAAGAATACATAACACCAACAAAGCCAAATATTTTAGGCAATATAAGTGCAAAAATGAGTGCAAAAATCAAAGTATAAGATAGCGTAATAATTAAAGACCCAAGAGTTCGCTGGATAGATTGAAAGAAAATGGCACTCACCATATTGATACCCAATAAAATATACGACATGAAATAAATCATCATAGAATCTCGTATATCATAAAATAAGCTAGAATCCCTAGCATTTATATTCTCTTGTAAAAACAAAGGAATAATGTAAGGACTAAAATAATAAGATAATCCATACATAAAAACACCAACAAAAAAGCCAAATATAATGCCAAATGTAAATACACTTCTAACCCTATCTATCAATTTTGCACCATAATTATAACTAGCAATTGGCTGAATCCCTTGAGCAACTGATAGCAAAATAGTAAATGGAATAATTCCAACATACATAAGCACACTATAAATAGATAATCCCCTATCCCCAGAAATACCACCTATAATATGATTAAAAAGTAGCATCATAATACTTACACTAATTTCAGCACTACTTTGTGGAATCCCATTTTTAGTAGCCATCAAAATCGCATAAATATCAAAAGCTCTAATTAAATATAAATCACCCCTTTTTCTTAAAAAATGCTGCAATAATATAAGCATACCTATTCCATGCCCCATAACAGTAGCCAATGCACTCCCACTAAGTCCCCAGTCAAACACAAATATAAATAGATAATTTAAAACCACATTCATTACTGCACCAACGAGCATAGCAACCATAGCCAAGATAGGCTGTCTATCATTTATAGCAAATGTATCAAGAATTGGGTGCAAAACTATAATAAAAGCACCCAAATAAATAATCTCTGTGTATTCCTTAACAAGAGGTAATAGCGTCTCACTAGCACCTAGATAAAGAGAAATTGAATCTGAATAATAAAAGAGTAAGATTCCACCAACAACACTACTAATAGCTGCAAAATAAAAAACGGAACTAAATATGATCCTCGCCCTAAAAGCTTTGCCTTTACCCAAAAAATAAGAGCTCATAGCAGCAGCACCAATTCCAAACAATAACTCAAATGCAATAAGCACTGGAAAAATAGGCCAAGCAAGTCCAATTGCCGCTAGTGCATTTTCTCCGAGCTTTTTACCTACAAAGATTCCATCTATTGTAGAATATGTTGATAATGCAAGCATAGCAACCAAAGAAGGCAAAAAATAAGAAAAAAATAGTCGAATTACTGAATCTGATTTTAAATTTAATTTTGCATTGCTAACCATACAAAAATCCCCCAAAATTATACAAAGCCTGCGATTCTAACATAAATCATTTTTTGCGTATTTTAAGGATTCTTCTATGCTTATACTAGGTGAGATTATTATATTTGCGTTATGCAATCTACTTTGTGCAAATTCATAAGTAGTCTTGCCAATACATAGAGCAATATAGCTACTATGCCAATTATAATTAAACAAAAATGCCTCTACACCAGAAGGTGAGCTAAAAAATATGACACTATTTTTATCTAGTTTAACTTTATCTTCTAAAATAACAAAAGAAGTTTCATACAATACAGATTCAACTATATTTATGCCATTATCTCTTAGTGTTTCATATAAATTTGATGCCACCTTTTTAGCCCTTATAAAAAGTGGATTTTTATTTTTTAAAATACCAACCAATTCAAATGCAAACTCATCTCCATAAGGGCTTTTAGATACATAATAAGGCTTTATTTGTAACCTCTCTAACTCTCTTTTAGACGCATTTCCCAAACAATATGTCGGAATCTTTGCCCATTTTGTATGATTTATTTGAGCTTCTAAAGATAAAACAGAATTTTTCGAAGTAAAAATCAAACTATCACAATACAACAACTTATCTTCTAGTCTTGTATCAATAATAACTTGTATATCAAGTAATCTTAGTGGAGTTGCTAAGCTATCATAGGGGGATGAATCTTGTTTTGTGATATAATAAACCATTTTCATAAATAAAATTGTATCAACTTTTAGATGAGAATTAAAATGTATATGAAAAACAAAAGCAAAGCAAACAAAATAACAAACAATGAAAATATCGATGAATATATAAAAATCGACATAAGAGCTAGAGGATACTATCTAATAAGCCATGTAAAAGATTCAATAAACATAAGCGATCTCAAAAGAATAAGCTTCATAGCAGAAGAAAATAAAGATAAAAAACTGCTTCTTTATTGCCATAGTGGTGCTACTGCAGCTGAATTTGGTGATAAACTAGTAGAGCTAGGATATAACAATATTTACTATTATGATGATAATTATTTTAATATGCCAGATTCATGGATTGTTAAAAATAGTTAATAAACTCTATAACATATCCATACAATCCATAAGCTATATAAAACATAACAAGTGCGGTAAATACATGCAACATAGCCCAAGTTTTCGTGCTTTTAAATAACACACTAGCCTTCTTTGCAGCAAAAGAAATACTAACAAACCAAATACAAGAAGCCAAAATCACACCAAATGAAAAAATAAATTTCTCGCCAATATCCAAAGAAAGGGACATAGCACCTAAAATAACGATAGTATCTAAATACACACTAGGATTAAGCAAAGTAACTGCTAGAGTTTGGAGAACTATGTTTTTAATAGAATCTTTTCTATCCAAAGAAGTTAGCTTTAAATATTCATTTGCCCTTATAGCTGACCTTAATGACAATAACCCATAAGCTAAAACAAAAATAAACCCCAGCACACCAAGAAGTGATGAAATTATTTTGCTATGTGCAATTAACTTTGCCACCCCAAAGACACCTAAGCTTACAAAAAATACATCGCATAAAATACAAATCACACACACAAGTAAAATATGATTTTTCATTATTCCTTGCTTTAGCACAAATGTATTTTGAGCTCCAATTGCTGCAAAGAGTGCAAATGCAGTAAAAAATCCCTTGCTTAATACCTCCACTAATTATCCTTCTAATTCATCATACATAGTATTTATTGCCCTCTCTAGCATACTATATACCTTCTCAAATCCGCTAATGTCCCTATAATAATAAGGATCTGGTATATCCTCACCACCAAGCCCATAATCACCCATTAGCACGACATTAGAAAATCCCATTCTCTTTAAATCATTAAAATTACTTCTATCCATAGCAACTATTAAATCAAACTCGCTATCTCCATATACGCTAACCTGCCTTGACCTTAGCATACTTATATCTATCCCGTAATTTTTTGCTACTAAAATTGATCTATCATCTGGCTTTGAGCCTACATGATAACTAGCAGTCCCAGCAGAATCAACTACAACACTAAGTCCTCTCTTATCTGCCAACTCTCTAGCAATACCCTCCGCCAATGGCGATCTACATATATTTCCAAGACATACAAAAAGTATTCTCTTCATTCTTTCTCCTTATATGATATAACCCTAACTATAAGCTCTCCATAGTAATTAAAAGCATGACAAAACACTATTTCAATTTCACTATTTTCTAATATCTTTGGTATCTCCTCACCAAACTTTATAGCATTCAAATATAAATTATCATCTCTTAGCACAAACGCACTATGTCCCCCATTATTGCCTATATGTTTTATGTTTGTAATCTTCGCTTTAGTTTTAAAATGTGGCTTAAAATTCCCCTCACCATAAGGCTCATAGCATAAAATCATATTAAAAAACTCATCATCTAAATCTTTAAATAACACTTCGCCAAGCACCAAATCATCTCTAGCATAAAAAGATTCAACAAATCTTAATCTATCTTTTAATTGTTCTAAATTTTCTAGCTTTAAACTAAGCCCTGCAGCATTATTATGACCACCATATTTAAGCAATAAATCACTACAAGAATCCAAAATCTCCATGCACGATTCACCCCTCATGCTACCCTTTATTACACCTCCTTCATCACTTGTGCTTAAAACTATGCTTGTTTTTTTGTATTCTTCAGACAATCTAGCAGAGACAATACCCAAGATTCCTTCATGCCAAGATTCATCATACACCACAATAACCCCACTATTCTCACACATATCTTTAGCATGTAAATATGTTTGGTTTTGAATCTTTTTTCTCTCTTCATTTAGCAATAATAAATGCTCAAACTTTTTTCTACCGATAGCATAGTCCCTCTCGCATAAAAACTCATAAGATAGCATAGCACTATCCATTCTACCAGCACAATTTAACAAAGGAGCAAAGGAAAATGATATAAGCTCACAATCAACGTGGCTTTTGTATTTTTCTTTTAGAATCTTAAAGGCAGTTTTATTGCTATTTTTTATACACTCTATACCTTTTTTTAATAACACCCTATTAATTCCACTTAATGGCATAACATCACTAACAATAGCCAAAGCCAAAAAATCCAAAAAAATGGTCATATTGACACCTAAATTCATCTCTTTTTTCAATGCTGCACACATATACCACGCCACACATGCACCACATATATCGGCTTGAGGAAAGTTTGGAGATAACTTTGGATTGCATATTAATGCACTTGGCAGAATCTCTGGTGGATTATGATGATCTGTTATTATCAGTTTTATATTTTTTTGTTCACATATTTTAGCAGCTTCAACTGCATTTATGCCATTATCAACGGTTATTATTACATCTGCACTTATTCTTTCTAATAGCTTTTTTGAAATGCCATAACCATCTTTGAATCTATTTGGAATTACAACATCTAATGGATAAGAAATTAAATCAAAAAACTCCTTTACAATAACACTTGAGACTACACCATCAACATCATAATCTCCTATTAGTGTTATTTTTTTATTATTTTTTATAGATTTATGTATTTCTTTGGCGATTGTTGTTAGATTACATAGAGATTCTGGTGGTGGGAGATCCTTTAGAGTTTGTATGTCATTAGAGATTCTAGCATCTAATAAGGCTCTAATAGAATCCTTATTTAGAAGAATGTGATTTTGCATTAATAGCCTGTCTTATAAATTCTAAAATCACTAAATTTGGTGCTTGTAGTCTTGAAGTAAATTCTGGGTGGAATTGCACTGCGACAAACCAAGGGTGATCTACAAGCTCTACTGCCTCTATTAGCCCATGAGATTCGCCGCTTACTATCATTCCTGCTTTTTCCAATATTTCTCTATATTTTGGATTGGCCTCATATCTATGTCTATGTCTTTCATAGATTTTACTCTGTCCATTATATGCTTTTTGTAATTTACTATCTTTTTTTGTATAACACTCATATTCTCCAAGCCTCATAGTGCCACCCATAGGAGATTTATGAGTTCTTATTTGTTCTTCACCATTAGTATCAATAAAGTTTTCTATTAAATATATTGCCGGTTCTTTTGTTTCTTTATTAAATTCAATTGAATCAGCTTGCAGGATGCCTAGCTTATTTCTACAAAACTCTATAATCGCCAATTGCATACCAAGACATATTCCCAAAAATGGAATATTGTTCTCTCGTGCAAATTGTATCGCTTGCATTTTTCCATTTACTCCACGCACACCAAATCCACCCGGAACCAAGATTCCACCAACATATCTTAGCTTCTCTAAAGATTCTTCATTGTTTTCTATTTCTTCGCTATCTATCCACTCTATATTTACTTTTGTATCTAAATTTGCTCCAGCATGAATTAAAGCTTCAATTAAAGATTTATAAGACTCCTTAGAACGCAAATATTTTCCAACAAATGCTATTGTTACTTCATTTTGAGGTGCTAGAATCTGCTTTACTAAAATATCCCATTCTTTCATATCTGGATTAAATTCTGGTAATTTTAAAAATCTAGCAATAGGGCTTAATACCCCTTCTTTATAGAAATTTAGTGGCATTTGATAGATGCTTTGTGCATCATGAGCACTAATTACACAATCAGAATCAACATCGCAACTCATAGATAGCTTATTTTTTAAATCAAGCGGTATTTCCTTTTCACTTCTTGCAATTATTATTTGAGGACTAATACCAATCCTTCTTAATTCTTGCACACTATGTTGAGTTGGTTTTGTCTTAAGCTCACCTGCAGCTTTAATTAATGGTATTAGAGTAACATGCAGACTAATAACCCTATCCATTCCATATTCTTGCTTCATTTGCCTCATAGCTTCTAGAAATGGCAACCCTTCTATATCTCCTACAGTGCCACCAAGCTCTACGACTAGTATCTCCCTTCCCTCACCTGCTAGTTTTATTCTATTTTTAATCTCATCTACAATATGAGGCACAACTTGTATTGTCTTACCCAAATATCCACCACTTCTCTCTCGCTCTATTACAGATAGATATACTTGCCCTGTTGTAAAGTTATTTTTGGAAGTAAAACTTGTATTTAAGAATCTCTCATAATGCCCTATATCCAAATCCGTCTCTGCACCATCTGTGGTAACAAAAACCTCTCCATGCTCTAGTGGGCTCATGGTGCCCGGATCTACATTTATATATGGGTCTATTTTTAAGATTCCAATACAAAATCCAGATTGTTTTAATAAAGTAGCTATAGAAGCAGATGTAATACCCTTACCCAAAGAACTTAAAACACCACCAGTTACAAAAATATATTTAGTATCAAAACTAGACATTACATAACCTTGCATATATGATCTTTAGTTTCATTATAACTTATAAGAGGTTAATTATTAATATAAGAAAGCAGACTTCATTAGGAATCCCAACTTAGGATTCCTAATAATTAATCATCATTTTTTAATGATAAATAAACTAATGCAACAGACATGTAAGTAACAAGCCTAAATGCATCAGGAAGACCATTCCATGTTTTGCTCATCCACATTGCAAACCATTCTCCAGCTACAACTTGGAATCCAAAAAACCACAAAAGGCAGCATAGAGTTAGAGAAATAATCCCATATACTTTGGCTTTGTGAAAACTATCTGCATCAAGCCTAATAGCCTTTAGCATATAATAAGCCCCAATAAGTGCGGTAGTAGCTATTATAGTTTCAGTAATAATTACATATATACATAAAATGATGCATAAAAGTATCAGTAACTGCACGATATTCTATTGCTTTACCCAAGTAATCAGGCTTTGTATCCATGCTCATCATGTGCTTTACAAACTGATAATTTGAATCATAATCAGTAATATTACCAAACACCACAACCAACGCTAAAGCAGCAACGCTTAGTAGCACCATAATTTTTGATAAACGAATAATAAAAGAAATATTCATTTGTCCTCCAAAAAATTATATTAATGCTTTTGTTGTAAGACTAAAAAGTCAAAGAGCCGACAAGGAAGACATAATTTATATGCCTCTTGTCGGTGAAATTTTAATATAACTAAGTATTTTGTCAAACAATATGCTTAAGAAAATAAAAGTTTTTATAAGCTAGAATCTGCACTTGCTTAAAACTAAAGGGTATCATCGATGAAAGTTAGAGTATATTATGAAGATACAGATTGTGGCGGAATCGTATATCATAGCAACTATTTAAAATACTGCGAGAGAGCAAGAAGCGAGATGTTTTTTAAAATAAATTCTAGCCCTTTTCAAAATGGAATAGGATTTGTAGTAAAAAACATGAATATAGATTTTTTAGCTACCGCCAAATTAGGTGATTTACTAGAAGTAAAGACGCAATTATTAAAAATCAAAAATGTATCAGTTGAGCTAAAACAAACGATATACTTAGAAAATACAAAAATTTTTGAAGCCCAAATCTTGCTTGCATGTATAGATTCTAAAACTAGCAAACCAACAAAGATTCCGCAATGGGCAAATGAAGTATTTCAAATATTAGGACAATAATATGGAAAAACCACAAATACAATATCCATGCACTTGGAATTACAGAATCATAGGAGAGAGCAAAGAAAGGCTTGTAGAAATTGCATTTGATATAATAGACACGAACTTTAACCACACTCCACAAATGCAAAGCAAAAACGGAAAATATCACAGCATAAATATAGAAGTAGTAGTGCAAAATGAAGAACATAGAAATGATATTTTTAAAAAACTCCAAAAACATGAGGAAATAAAGTTTGTTTTATAGAATCTTTTTTGTCTTGCTTTTATGCCATGTAGCAAATGCACAAATAGCCCAAAACTGCCTAAAAGAAAGCTATGATGATATTTTACACATAGATGATTTAACTATTACATTTAGAGATTCA contains these protein-coding regions:
- a CDS encoding YbgC/FadM family acyl-CoA thioesterase, producing MKVRVYYEDTDCGGIVYHSNYLKYCERARSEMFFKINSSPFQNGIGFVVKNMNIDFLATAKLGDLLEVKTQLLKIKNVSVELKQTIYLENTKIFEAQILLACIDSKTSKPTKIPQWANEVFQILGQ
- a CDS encoding LysE/ArgO family amino acid transporter, whose protein sequence is MEVLSKGFFTAFALFAAIGAQNTFVLKQGIMKNHILLVCVICILCDVFFVSLGVFGVAKLIAHSKIISSLLGVLGFIFVLAYGLLSLRSAIRANEYLKLTSLDRKDSIKNIVLQTLAVTLLNPSVYLDTIVILGAMSLSLDIGEKFIFSFGVILASCIWFVSISFAAKKASVLFKSTKTWAMLHVFTALVMFYIAYGLYGYVIEFINYF
- a CDS encoding low molecular weight protein-tyrosine-phosphatase, whose amino-acid sequence is MKRILFVCLGNICRSPLAEGIARELADKRGLSVVVDSAGTASYHVGSKPDDRSILVAKNYGIDISMLRSRQVSVYGDSEFDLIVAMDRSNFNDLKRMGFSNVVLMGDYGLGGEDIPDPYYYRDISGFEKVYSMLERAINTMYDELEG
- a CDS encoding CTP synthase; this translates as MSSFDTKYIFVTGGVLSSLGKGITSASIATLLKQSGFCIGILKIDPYINVDPGTMSPLEHGEVFVTTDGAETDLDIGHYERFLNTSFTSKNNFTTGQVYLSVIERERSGGYLGKTIQVVPHIVDEIKNRIKLAGEGREILVVELGGTVGDIEGLPFLEAMRQMKQEYGMDRVISLHVTLIPLIKAAGELKTKPTQHSVQELRRIGISPQIIIARSEKEIPLDLKNKLSMSCDVDSDCVISAHDAQSIYQMPLNFYKEGVLSPIARFLKLPEFNPDMKEWDILVKQILAPQNEVTIAFVGKYLRSKESYKSLIEALIHAGANLDTKVNIEWIDSEEIENNEESLEKLRYVGGILVPGGFGVRGVNGKMQAIQFARENNIPFLGICLGMQLAIIEFCRNKLGILQADSIEFNKETKEPAIYLIENFIDTNGEEQIRTHKSPMGGTMRLGEYECYTKKDSKLQKAYNGQSKIYERHRHRYEANPKYREILEKAGMIVSGESHGLIEAVELVDHPWFVAVQFHPEFTSRLQAPNLVILEFIRQAINAKSHSSK
- a CDS encoding HP0495 family protein yields the protein MEKPQIQYPCTWNYRIIGESKERLVEIAFDIIDTNFNHTPQMQSKNGKYHSINIEVVVQNEEHRNDIFKKLQKHEEIKFVL
- the recJ gene encoding single-stranded-DNA-specific exonuclease RecJ translates to MQNHILLNKDSIRALLDARISNDIQTLKDLPPPESLCNLTTIAKEIHKSIKNNKKITLIGDYDVDGVVSSVIVKEFFDLISYPLDVVIPNRFKDGYGISKKLLERISADVIITVDNGINAVEAAKICEQKNIKLIITDHHNPPEILPSALICNPKLSPNFPQADICGACVAWYMCAALKKEMNLGVNMTIFLDFLALAIVSDVMPLSGINRVLLKKGIECIKNSNKTAFKILKEKYKSHVDCELISFSFAPLLNCAGRMDSAMLSYEFLCERDYAIGRKKFEHLLLLNEERKKIQNQTYLHAKDMCENSGVIVVYDESWHEGILGIVSARLSEEYKKTSIVLSTSDEGGVIKGSMRGESCMEILDSCSDLLLKYGGHNNAAGLSLKLENLEQLKDRLRFVESFYARDDLVLGEVLFKDLDDEFFNMILCYEPYGEGNFKPHFKTKAKITNIKHIGNNGGHSAFVLRDDNLYLNAIKFGEEIPKILENSEIEIVFCHAFNYYGELIVRVISYKEKE